One genomic window of Methyloceanibacter sp. wino2 includes the following:
- a CDS encoding DUF6460 domain-containing protein, with amino-acid sequence MIFGLLPPTFRYRPEATPTMRRLRVFMERFFGGNPGLVLARLAIISLIVGVVLAALGFSPYDLVQTVRDLIQRLYDMGFAAVEKGFRYFLLGAVIVFPIWFLMRVFKVFGGGDASSDELVPPEREPHVAGSAKESPKPSPAAGQ; translated from the coding sequence TTGATCTTCGGGCTTTTGCCCCCCACCTTTCGCTACAGACCTGAAGCAACGCCCACGATGCGGAGGCTACGCGTGTTTATGGAACGGTTTTTTGGCGGCAATCCGGGCCTCGTCCTCGCCCGACTCGCGATCATATCGCTGATCGTCGGCGTCGTCCTGGCGGCGTTGGGTTTCAGCCCCTACGACCTTGTCCAGACCGTGCGCGACCTCATTCAGCGCCTGTACGACATGGGCTTTGCCGCGGTCGAGAAGGGCTTCCGCTACTTCCTGCTCGGCGCCGTGATCGTCTTCCCGATCTGGTTCCTGATGCGAGTGTTCAAAGTGTTCGGCGGCGGCGATGCCTCGTCCGACGAATTGGTGCCACCGGAACGGGAGCCGCATGTGGCGGGGTCGGCTAAAGAATCGCCAAAACCTTCTCCGGCGGCCGGCCAATAG
- a CDS encoding DUF952 domain-containing protein, which yields MAEPIYKILADAAYDAAKSEGHFLGTSDDLRDGFIHFSAGHQVAETLAKHYAGQEDLVLLAVDPDRLGEALKWEESRGGDLFPHLYAPLDLKAIVAEAPLALDDDNRHVLPEGVA from the coding sequence ATGGCCGAACCCATCTACAAAATTCTCGCCGACGCCGCCTACGACGCCGCCAAGAGCGAAGGGCACTTCCTCGGGACGTCCGACGATCTGCGTGACGGGTTCATTCATTTCTCAGCTGGTCATCAGGTGGCCGAGACGCTGGCCAAGCACTATGCGGGGCAGGAAGATCTCGTGCTGCTCGCCGTCGATCCGGATCGGTTGGGCGAGGCGCTGAAGTGGGAGGAATCCCGTGGCGGCGACCTCTTTCCGCACCTCTATGCGCCGCTCGACCTCAAAGCGATCGTCGCGGAGGCGCCGCTCGCTCTCGACGACGACAATCGTCACGTCCTGCCCGAGGGTGTCGCGTGA
- a CDS encoding ligase-associated DNA damage response DEXH box helicase — protein MRTSRRTSEDVARSSPALLPKPFADWFVSRGWHPRDHQLDLLETVQRGSDALLIAPTGGGKTLAGFLPGLIDLAGRPLTKQSHGVHTLYVSPLKALATDIARNLATPIAEMELPIQIETRTGDTPQSRRARQRVLPPDILLTTPEQIALMLSHKSAAQIFGNLKYLVLDELHALSASKRGDLLALDLARLRSLSPDLRAIGLSATVARPYELSAYLVPQQDGGAPATHFAEIVTAEGGVQADITILKSEADLPWAGHSARYALPEIYEAIKAHKMSLMFVNTRSQAEMLFNELWRCNDDNLPIALHHGSLDVGQRRKVEAAMVAGKLRAVVCTSTLDLGIDWGDVDLVVNVGAPKGSSRLAQRIGRANHRLDEPSKALLVPANRFEVMECQAALEAAGEGQQDTPPTRPGALDVLAQHILGTACAEPFDSDLLFKEVTSAAPYRDLSRESFDQVVSFVATGGYALANYDRYAKLKRTKEGAYRVAHPRIAQQYRLNVGTIVEAPMLRVRLARLKGGALKPTGALAGGRILGEVEEHFIEQLAPGDTFVFAGEVLRFQGLREMDAIVTRAHATDAKVPAYEGGKFPLSTYLAERVRLMLADRRHWAKLPEQVSYWLKLQSAFSIVPNAQEMLIETFPRGQRYYLVCYPFEGRLAHQTLGMLLTRRLERAGAAPLGFVANEYALAVWGLNDMSAMIRNGRLNLRELFDEDMLGDDLDAWLAESNLMKRSFKVCAIISGLIERRHPGQEKSGRQMTASSDLIYDVLRQHEPDHVLLKAAFADAATGLIDLRRLGEFLKRIGGRIRHSEVSRVSPLAVPVMLEIGRESVPGDAGDTLLRETAEELVAEALGEEASSGGTQSPGGEHAARQT, from the coding sequence GTGCGAACGAGCAGACGGACATCGGAGGACGTAGCGCGCTCCTCGCCCGCGCTGCTGCCGAAACCGTTCGCGGATTGGTTCGTCTCGCGAGGCTGGCACCCGCGTGACCATCAGCTCGACTTGCTGGAAACGGTCCAGCGCGGCTCCGATGCGCTCCTGATTGCGCCCACCGGCGGCGGTAAAACGCTCGCGGGCTTTCTGCCCGGATTGATCGATCTTGCCGGCCGGCCGCTCACCAAACAGAGCCACGGCGTGCACACGCTCTATGTCTCGCCGCTCAAGGCGCTCGCGACCGACATTGCCCGCAATCTCGCAACGCCCATCGCCGAGATGGAGCTGCCTATCCAGATCGAGACCCGCACCGGCGACACGCCGCAGTCCCGCCGCGCGCGTCAGCGCGTCCTGCCGCCGGATATTCTGCTGACGACGCCCGAGCAGATCGCGCTGATGCTCTCCCACAAGAGCGCGGCGCAGATCTTCGGCAACCTCAAATATCTCGTGCTCGACGAGTTGCATGCCTTGAGCGCCAGCAAACGCGGCGATCTTCTGGCGCTCGACCTGGCGCGGCTTCGCTCGCTATCGCCGGACTTGCGGGCAATCGGCCTATCGGCCACCGTTGCCCGTCCCTACGAGCTCTCCGCCTATCTCGTGCCCCAGCAGGACGGCGGGGCGCCCGCCACCCATTTCGCCGAGATCGTCACGGCCGAGGGCGGGGTTCAGGCGGACATCACGATCCTCAAATCCGAGGCGGACCTGCCCTGGGCCGGTCATTCCGCGCGCTATGCGCTGCCGGAAATCTACGAGGCCATCAAGGCACACAAGATGTCCCTCATGTTCGTCAACACGCGCTCCCAGGCGGAGATGCTGTTCAACGAGCTGTGGCGTTGCAACGACGACAATTTGCCGATCGCGCTTCATCACGGCTCGCTCGACGTGGGCCAGCGGCGCAAAGTCGAGGCGGCCATGGTGGCGGGCAAGCTCCGCGCGGTCGTATGCACCTCGACGCTCGATCTCGGCATCGACTGGGGCGATGTCGACCTTGTCGTCAATGTCGGCGCGCCGAAGGGCTCGAGCCGTCTGGCCCAGCGCATCGGCCGCGCCAATCATCGCCTCGACGAACCGAGCAAGGCGCTGCTGGTGCCGGCGAACCGCTTCGAGGTCATGGAGTGCCAAGCCGCGCTCGAAGCGGCGGGGGAGGGTCAGCAGGACACACCGCCCACGCGCCCCGGTGCGCTCGACGTGCTGGCGCAGCACATTCTCGGCACGGCCTGCGCGGAACCTTTTGACTCCGACTTGCTTTTTAAAGAGGTCACAAGCGCGGCGCCGTATCGCGATCTCTCTCGCGAAAGCTTCGACCAAGTCGTCTCTTTTGTGGCTACGGGAGGCTACGCGCTCGCGAATTACGACCGCTACGCCAAACTGAAACGCACCAAAGAGGGCGCCTACCGCGTGGCTCATCCGCGTATCGCGCAGCAATACCGTCTGAACGTGGGCACCATCGTCGAAGCGCCTATGCTGCGTGTGCGGCTGGCGCGGCTCAAGGGTGGCGCGCTCAAGCCGACAGGTGCGCTCGCAGGGGGACGTATCCTGGGCGAGGTCGAGGAGCACTTCATCGAACAACTCGCTCCGGGCGATACTTTCGTGTTCGCAGGCGAGGTGCTGCGCTTCCAGGGCCTGCGCGAGATGGATGCCATCGTGACCCGGGCGCATGCGACCGACGCCAAGGTGCCCGCCTATGAAGGGGGGAAGTTCCCGCTCTCCACCTATCTCGCCGAGCGCGTGCGCCTCATGCTGGCGGACCGCCGCCACTGGGCCAAACTGCCGGAGCAGGTGTCCTATTGGCTGAAACTGCAGTCGGCCTTCTCGATCGTTCCTAACGCGCAGGAAATGCTGATCGAGACCTTCCCGCGCGGGCAGCGCTACTATCTCGTCTGCTATCCCTTCGAGGGCCGGCTGGCGCACCAGACGCTCGGCATGCTTCTCACGCGCCGCCTGGAACGGGCGGGCGCGGCGCCGCTCGGGTTCGTCGCCAACGAATATGCGCTCGCCGTCTGGGGCCTCAACGATATGAGCGCGATGATCCGCAACGGGCGCCTCAATCTGCGAGAGCTGTTCGACGAAGACATGCTCGGCGATGATCTCGATGCATGGCTCGCCGAGTCCAACCTGATGAAGCGTTCCTTCAAGGTCTGCGCCATCATCTCCGGCCTCATCGAGCGCCGGCATCCGGGTCAGGAAAAGTCCGGACGCCAGATGACCGCCTCGTCGGATCTCATCTACGACGTGCTGCGTCAGCACGAGCCCGACCATGTGCTGCTGAAGGCGGCCTTCGCCGACGCCGCAACGGGGCTGATCGATTTGCGCCGGCTGGGCGAATTCTTGAAGCGTATCGGCGGACGAATCAGGCATAGTGAGGTGAGTCGCGTATCGCCGCTTGCTGTTCCTGTCATGCTCGAGATCGGGCGAGAAAGCGTTCCTGGCGATGCGGGCGACACCCTGTTGCGTGAGACCGCCGAAGAACTCGTTGCCGAAGCCCTTGGAGAGGAAGCTTCGAGCGGCGGGACGCAGAGCCCTGGGGGGGAGCATGCTGCACGCCAGACTTGA
- a CDS encoding helix-turn-helix transcriptional regulator — MRRLTHDRIWSAIDALAHRYGLSVSGLAKRSGLDPTAFNKSKRATGDGRPRWPTTESIAKVLEATGATLEDFTVLASSEPGQPNRNLPIPLIGMTQAGAGGFFDDGGYPVGGAWEQVPFPRVEDENAYALEVTGESMEPLYRQGDILIVSPNAPTRNGDRVVIRTTDGEVMAKLLVRRTAKTIELASMNPDHPNFVFPLDRVEWIARIIWASQ; from the coding sequence TTGAGAAGGCTCACACACGACCGAATCTGGTCTGCCATAGACGCCCTGGCGCACCGCTACGGACTTTCCGTCTCGGGGCTCGCCAAGCGGTCGGGCTTGGACCCGACGGCCTTCAACAAGTCGAAGCGGGCGACGGGCGACGGGCGGCCGCGCTGGCCCACCACCGAAAGCATTGCCAAGGTCCTGGAGGCGACGGGCGCGACGCTCGAGGATTTCACCGTGCTCGCCTCGTCGGAGCCCGGACAGCCCAATCGGAATCTGCCGATACCGCTGATCGGCATGACCCAGGCCGGCGCGGGAGGGTTTTTCGACGATGGCGGCTATCCCGTCGGCGGCGCCTGGGAGCAGGTGCCCTTTCCGCGGGTCGAGGACGAAAACGCCTACGCGCTGGAGGTCACCGGCGAAAGCATGGAGCCGCTCTACCGGCAGGGCGACATCCTGATCGTTTCGCCCAACGCGCCGACCCGCAACGGCGACCGTGTCGTCATCCGCACGACGGACGGCGAGGTCATGGCCAAACTCCTTGTCCGCCGGACCGCCAAGACAATCGAGCTCGCGTCCATGAACCCCGACCATCCTAATTTCGTTTTCCCGCTCGACCGGGTCGAATGGATCGCACGCATCATCTGGGCGAGCCAATAG
- a CDS encoding quinone-dependent dihydroorotate dehydrogenase → MNPLFGLGQALMLALDPERAHTLTIKSLEMGVYPRCITPDDARLRQTLCGLEFPNPIGIAPGFDKNARVVTALFNMGFGFVEVGTLTPRPQGGNPCPRVFRSVEDHAVVNRLGFNNEGQATALERLQHGVPGIIGVNLGANRDSEDRIADYAEGVARMAPVASYLTVNISSPNTPGLRDLQAPKELATLLTKVEQARAALPGHKPPLFVKLAPDLADADLPEIVGIIQGSGADGIIVSNTTLARDGLTDETLTAEQGGLSGRPLFDRSTRMLARVYKLTAGTMPLIGVGGIDSAETALAKIEAGASLIQMYTGLIFEGPDLIGRIKRRLVQAVSDAQANTLSPLIGRRAEEWAQKTL, encoded by the coding sequence GTGAACCCGCTGTTCGGCCTCGGCCAGGCCCTCATGCTCGCGCTCGACCCGGAGCGCGCCCACACGCTGACGATCAAGAGCTTGGAGATGGGGGTCTATCCCCGCTGCATCACGCCGGACGATGCGCGGCTGCGCCAGACCCTCTGCGGGCTGGAGTTCCCCAATCCCATCGGCATCGCGCCGGGCTTCGACAAGAACGCACGCGTCGTGACGGCGCTGTTCAACATGGGCTTCGGCTTCGTCGAGGTCGGAACGCTCACCCCGCGCCCGCAAGGTGGAAATCCGTGTCCGCGCGTGTTCCGCTCGGTGGAGGACCACGCCGTGGTGAACCGGCTCGGCTTCAACAACGAGGGGCAGGCGACCGCATTGGAGCGTCTGCAGCATGGCGTCCCCGGGATCATCGGCGTCAATTTGGGCGCGAACCGCGACAGCGAAGACAGGATCGCCGACTACGCGGAAGGCGTGGCGCGGATGGCACCGGTCGCCTCGTATCTCACGGTGAACATCTCCTCGCCCAATACGCCGGGCTTGCGGGATCTGCAGGCGCCGAAGGAACTCGCGACGCTTCTGACCAAGGTCGAACAAGCGCGCGCGGCGCTGCCCGGCCACAAGCCGCCCTTGTTCGTGAAGCTCGCCCCGGACCTTGCGGACGCGGACCTGCCGGAGATCGTCGGGATCATCCAGGGCAGCGGTGCCGACGGCATTATCGTCTCCAACACCACGCTCGCGCGCGATGGCCTCACGGACGAGACGTTGACGGCGGAGCAGGGCGGTCTGTCGGGGCGGCCTCTGTTCGACCGTTCCACGCGCATGCTGGCGCGGGTCTACAAGCTCACGGCCGGCACCATGCCGCTGATCGGCGTGGGAGGCATCGACTCCGCCGAAACGGCCCTCGCCAAGATCGAGGCCGGCGCATCGCTCATTCAGATGTATACGGGGCTGATCTTCGAAGGGCCGGATCTGATCGGCCGCATCAAGCGCCGCCTGGTGCAGGCGGTCTCGGACGCCCAAGCCAACACGCTGTCGCCCCTCATCGGGCGGCGTGCGGAAGAATGGGCGCAAAAGACGCTCTAG
- the arsC gene encoding arsenate reductase (glutaredoxin) (This arsenate reductase requires both glutathione and glutaredoxin to convert arsenate to arsenite, after which the efflux transporter formed by ArsA and ArsB can extrude the arsenite from the cell, providing resistance.), producing MTVTIYHNPRCSKSRQTLALIEERGVEPVIVEYLKTPPSAAELKAILKKLGLKPQDIVRTKEVRYAELGLKERSVTDDELLALLADNPILIERPIVVAGNKAAIGRPPEKVLAIL from the coding sequence ATGACCGTCACGATCTACCACAACCCGCGCTGTTCGAAGTCGCGCCAGACCTTGGCCTTGATCGAGGAGCGGGGCGTTGAGCCGGTCATCGTGGAGTATCTGAAGACCCCGCCGAGCGCAGCCGAACTCAAGGCAATCCTGAAGAAGCTCGGGCTCAAGCCGCAAGACATCGTGCGGACGAAGGAAGTGCGCTATGCCGAACTCGGCTTGAAGGAGCGCAGCGTCACGGACGACGAACTGCTCGCGCTCCTGGCCGACAATCCAATTCTGATCGAGCGGCCGATCGTGGTCGCCGGCAACAAGGCGGCTATTGGCCGGCCGCCGGAGAAGGTTTTGGCGATTCTTTAG
- a CDS encoding thermonuclease family protein, with translation MFRVSRIILALAVLGAVWFFWPFGKYDDVVPIAPPQPDTNQTNTGQDQLFTKPLSKEAAAPQDAASPDEGAREQPKPKAVLHPKRFYRVVVQDGGSLRAGDTTITLAEIEVAGLTGQCKDSRGQAWPCGRAARSALTRLIRGRAVMCHVPVKGDHKSLVARCSVGGNDLSFWMVAQGWAKPKQPAQAAFKEAAEAARERRAGIWR, from the coding sequence ATGTTCCGCGTTTCACGCATCATTCTCGCTTTGGCCGTTCTCGGCGCCGTTTGGTTCTTCTGGCCGTTCGGCAAGTACGACGACGTGGTCCCCATCGCGCCGCCGCAGCCCGATACAAACCAAACCAACACCGGACAGGACCAGCTTTTCACCAAGCCGCTGTCCAAGGAGGCGGCCGCGCCTCAAGACGCCGCGTCACCGGATGAAGGCGCGCGCGAACAGCCTAAGCCCAAGGCCGTCCTGCACCCGAAGCGCTTCTACCGCGTCGTGGTGCAGGATGGCGGCTCCCTTAGGGCCGGCGACACGACCATCACTCTCGCCGAGATCGAGGTCGCGGGGCTCACCGGCCAATGCAAAGATTCGCGCGGTCAGGCGTGGCCGTGCGGGCGCGCGGCACGCTCGGCACTTACAAGACTGATCCGCGGCCGCGCCGTGATGTGCCACGTGCCGGTAAAGGGCGATCACAAGTCGCTCGTGGCGCGCTGCTCGGTCGGCGGCAACGACCTGTCGTTCTGGATGGTCGCCCAAGGCTGGGCGAAGCCGAAGCAGCCGGCGCAAGCGGCCTTCAAGGAGGCCGCGGAGGCCGCCCGCGAACGGCGGGCCGGGATATGGCGCTAG
- a CDS encoding lysine--tRNA ligase, translated as MPETTSAGRDAAPIEINSELLAHAHVSKAWPFEEARKVLSRLKRIPQPTGSIIFETGYGPSGLPHIGTFGEVARTTMVRHAFRVLTEDKIPTRLICFSDDMDGLRKVPDNIPNKEMVAAHLEKPLTQVPDPFNEYPSFGQHNNARLRNFLDTFGFSYEFLSATQCYTSGRFDATLLRVLEHYEEIRDVILPTLGPERRATYSPFLPISPATGKVLQVPIIDRDLAAGSILYKDPDTGKLTQVSVTGGHCKLQWKADWAMRWAALGVDYEMAGKDLIDSVRLSGRICRILGRQQPEGFNYELFLDENGEKISKSRGNGLTIEEWLSYASPESLALYMYQSPKKAKRLYFDVIPRAVDEYAGHLAAFPKEDQAAKLTNPVWHIHEGSPPEADLPISFALLLNLASASNSEDRSVLWGFIQRYAPKATPETEPLLDELVGYAIRYFHDFVKPSKQYRAPTDQERAALADLDKRLVALPDDVLAEEIQNEVYAVGKEHGFEPLRDWFQALYQVLLGQSQGPRFGSFVQLYGIDNTRSLMARALSGELAAAQVANN; from the coding sequence ATGCCCGAGACCACGAGCGCTGGCCGCGACGCGGCCCCAATTGAGATCAACTCCGAACTCCTGGCCCATGCCCATGTGAGCAAGGCCTGGCCGTTCGAAGAGGCACGCAAGGTCCTGAGCCGGCTGAAGCGGATCCCACAGCCGACGGGCTCGATTATTTTCGAGACGGGCTACGGGCCCTCGGGGTTGCCGCATATCGGCACGTTCGGCGAGGTTGCGCGCACGACGATGGTTCGGCATGCGTTTCGGGTCCTGACCGAGGACAAGATCCCCACGCGGCTGATCTGCTTTTCCGACGACATGGATGGCCTGCGCAAGGTGCCGGACAACATCCCCAACAAGGAGATGGTCGCCGCGCATCTGGAAAAGCCGCTGACCCAGGTCCCGGACCCGTTCAACGAGTATCCGAGCTTCGGCCAGCACAACAATGCGCGGCTGCGGAACTTTCTGGATACGTTCGGCTTCTCATACGAGTTCCTCTCGGCGACCCAGTGCTACACGTCGGGCCGGTTCGACGCGACCTTGCTCAGGGTGCTCGAGCACTACGAGGAAATCCGCGATGTGATCCTGCCGACGCTGGGTCCCGAACGGCGCGCCACCTACAGCCCGTTCCTGCCGATCTCTCCGGCGACGGGCAAAGTGCTGCAGGTGCCGATCATCGACCGGGATCTCGCCGCCGGTTCCATTCTCTACAAGGACCCCGACACAGGGAAGCTGACGCAGGTCTCCGTGACCGGCGGCCATTGCAAGCTGCAATGGAAGGCGGACTGGGCCATGCGTTGGGCCGCGCTCGGCGTCGACTACGAGATGGCGGGCAAGGACCTGATCGACTCGGTGCGCCTGTCGGGACGGATTTGCCGCATCCTCGGCCGCCAGCAGCCGGAAGGCTTCAACTACGAACTCTTCCTCGACGAGAACGGGGAGAAGATCTCGAAGTCTCGCGGCAATGGTCTGACCATCGAGGAATGGCTCTCCTACGCCTCGCCCGAGAGCCTGGCGCTCTACATGTATCAGAGCCCGAAAAAGGCGAAGCGGCTCTACTTCGATGTGATCCCGCGCGCCGTCGACGAATATGCCGGGCATCTCGCGGCCTTCCCCAAGGAGGATCAGGCGGCGAAGCTGACGAATCCCGTCTGGCACATTCACGAGGGCTCGCCGCCCGAGGCCGATCTGCCGATCAGCTTCGCGCTCCTGCTCAATCTCGCCTCTGCCTCGAACTCCGAGGACCGGTCGGTGCTATGGGGCTTCATCCAGCGCTATGCGCCGAAAGCGACCCCTGAGACCGAGCCGCTGCTGGATGAACTCGTGGGCTACGCGATCCGTTATTTCCATGACTTCGTGAAGCCGTCGAAGCAGTACCGCGCGCCGACCGATCAGGAGCGCGCAGCGCTCGCCGATCTCGACAAGCGGCTCGTCGCGTTGCCGGACGATGTGCTGGCCGAGGAAATTCAGAACGAGGTCTATGCGGTGGGCAAGGAGCACGGATTTGAGCCGCTGCGGGACTGGTTCCAGGCGCTCTACCAGGTGTTGCTGGGCCAGTCGCAAGGACCGCGCTTCGGGTCCTTCGTACAGCTCTACGGGATCGACAACACGCGCTCCCTGATGGCACGAGCCCTTTCCGGCGAGCTTGCCGCCGCACAAGTTGCAAATAACTGA
- a CDS encoding LysR family transcriptional regulator: MMDIDHTNLSRLDLNLLVAFDALLSERSVTRAASRIGLGQSAMSHNLARLRRLFDDELLTRSADGMRPTPRALALAEPVRNALRTVQSAVLESGTFNPATAERVFRIGIADSIEVAIMPAVIERILSLAPGVSIRLRPANRIDVVEELDTGQLDLGIGVFEQGHVHHFRRQLYTDDFLCLFSPEQLGVSAPLSLEDYLRFPHILTSLADDTRGVVDEALAKQKLRRRVVMTTPGFLAVPFVVRRAPILITMPSRLAHYFADAFSLATSPVPIDLPRFTISLLWHGSFNRDLSHTWLRQTIASLVSEDSLEL, from the coding sequence ATGATGGATATCGATCACACTAATCTCAGCCGATTGGACCTCAATCTTCTCGTCGCATTCGACGCGCTCCTGTCCGAACGGAGCGTGACGCGGGCGGCGAGCCGGATCGGCCTCGGCCAATCGGCCATGAGTCACAATCTCGCCCGGCTCCGCCGCCTCTTCGACGATGAACTCCTGACCCGCAGCGCGGACGGCATGCGGCCGACCCCGCGGGCGCTGGCGCTTGCCGAACCGGTCCGCAACGCACTCCGGACGGTCCAGTCCGCCGTCCTGGAAAGCGGCACGTTCAATCCGGCAACGGCGGAGCGCGTGTTCCGGATCGGTATCGCGGACTCGATCGAAGTCGCGATCATGCCGGCCGTCATCGAGCGGATCCTGTCGCTCGCGCCGGGCGTTTCCATCCGGCTGCGGCCCGCCAACCGCATCGACGTGGTCGAGGAACTCGACACCGGCCAGTTGGACCTTGGCATCGGAGTGTTCGAACAGGGGCACGTCCACCACTTTCGCCGGCAACTCTACACCGACGACTTTCTGTGCTTATTCAGCCCGGAGCAGCTCGGCGTATCGGCGCCGTTGTCGCTGGAAGACTACTTACGTTTCCCGCACATACTCACCAGTCTTGCAGATGATACGCGGGGCGTCGTCGATGAGGCGCTCGCCAAGCAGAAGCTCCGCCGCAGAGTCGTCATGACGACGCCTGGCTTCCTTGCCGTGCCGTTCGTGGTGCGCCGCGCGCCGATCCTGATCACCATGCCGTCGCGGCTCGCGCACTACTTCGCCGACGCCTTTTCACTCGCGACAAGCCCCGTCCCCATCGACCTGCCGCGTTTCACCATCTCGCTGCTTTGGCACGGCAGTTTCAATCGTGACCTGAGCCATACCTGGCTGCGGCAGACCATCGCCTCGCTGGTTTCGGAAGACAGTCTCGAACTTTGA
- a CDS encoding tellurite resistance TerB family protein encodes MTKSLDHHEALIYTMVTTSAVDRTMSGAELARIGEIVSYLPIFADYDADGLVDASQACGELLGSESGLDLVLELIRSNLPMRLRETAYAIALEVAAADLDVRPEETRFLEMLADALEIDMLTKTAIERGIRARNKVL; translated from the coding sequence ATGACGAAGTCCTTGGACCATCACGAAGCACTGATCTACACGATGGTCACGACCTCGGCGGTCGACCGAACCATGTCCGGCGCGGAGCTTGCCCGCATCGGGGAGATCGTTTCGTATTTGCCGATCTTCGCGGACTACGACGCCGACGGCCTGGTCGATGCCTCTCAAGCTTGCGGCGAACTCCTCGGCAGCGAGTCCGGTCTCGATCTTGTTCTCGAACTGATCCGAAGCAACCTGCCCATGCGCCTGCGTGAGACGGCGTATGCGATCGCGCTGGAAGTGGCCGCGGCGGATCTCGATGTGCGGCCTGAAGAGACGAGATTCCTGGAGATGCTGGCAGACGCGCTCGAGATCGACATGCTGACGAAGACGGCGATCGAACGCGGCATCCGGGCCCGCAACAAGGTCCTCTAA
- a CDS encoding HdeD family acid-resistance protein, whose product MAETKDAKELTEHQEALSEVLADQWWVVLLRGVIAIIFGLICFFFTPAAILAAVLFFSAYMLVDGVLAIISGVKAARNGKRWGLLILEGIVDIAAGVIAFTWPGMAAVVFVLIVGIWAVISGALLVYAAFSLKLDHGRWWLALAGISSVIFGILLFIAPVLGAVVLTWWIGAYAVAFGILLLILGFKLKGKKDESVGKAPPAADAATKA is encoded by the coding sequence ATGGCGGAAACGAAAGACGCGAAGGAACTCACGGAGCACCAAGAGGCTCTCAGCGAAGTTCTTGCCGATCAATGGTGGGTCGTGCTGTTGCGCGGCGTGATCGCCATCATATTCGGCCTGATCTGTTTCTTCTTCACACCGGCCGCGATTCTCGCCGCGGTCCTGTTCTTCTCGGCCTACATGCTCGTCGACGGCGTTCTCGCCATCATCTCGGGCGTCAAGGCCGCACGGAACGGCAAACGCTGGGGCCTGTTGATCCTCGAAGGCATCGTCGACATCGCCGCCGGTGTCATCGCCTTCACGTGGCCGGGCATGGCTGCCGTCGTTTTCGTGCTCATCGTTGGCATCTGGGCCGTGATTTCCGGTGCGCTCCTGGTCTACGCGGCCTTCAGCCTGAAACTGGACCATGGCCGCTGGTGGCTTGCGCTGGCCGGCATCTCCTCCGTCATATTCGGCATTCTGCTGTTCATCGCTCCGGTTCTCGGCGCGGTGGTGCTGACGTGGTGGATCGGCGCCTACGCCGTCGCCTTCGGCATCCTGCTGCTGATCCTTGGCTTCAAGCTCAAGGGCAAGAAAGACGAGAGCGTCGGCAAGGCCCCGCCGGCAGCGGACGCCGCGACCAAGGCCTAG
- the pdeM gene encoding ligase-associated DNA damage response endonuclease PdeM, which translates to MLHARLDLMPETAPTLRSHLTIGKHSFRPLVAGALYWPEQDALLVADLHLEKGAALAARGMLLPPYDTRATLSRLGKLIEALDPQRVVALGDSFHRSECADRLVDDDFAMLRSLQKGRDWFWICGNHDPHLPESVGGTVCGSLTIEGVVLRHEPSEEATGPEIVGHLHPIARISRRGTVVRRRCFASDGSRLVMPAFGAYTGGLNVMNEAFKPLFFWHQLEAWMMGRHAVYPVLGSLLLPD; encoded by the coding sequence ATGCTGCACGCCAGACTTGATCTCATGCCAGAGACCGCACCGACATTGCGCTCGCATCTCACCATCGGAAAACATTCGTTCCGGCCGCTCGTGGCGGGCGCCCTTTACTGGCCGGAGCAGGATGCGCTGCTCGTCGCCGATCTTCACTTGGAGAAGGGTGCTGCCTTGGCCGCCCGCGGCATGCTGCTGCCGCCTTATGATACGCGGGCGACCCTGTCGCGGCTCGGCAAGCTCATCGAGGCGCTCGACCCACAGCGCGTCGTTGCGCTTGGCGACAGCTTCCACCGCAGCGAATGCGCGGACAGGCTCGTTGACGACGATTTCGCGATGCTGCGGTCGCTCCAGAAGGGCCGCGACTGGTTCTGGATTTGCGGCAATCACGATCCGCATCTGCCCGAGAGCGTTGGCGGGACGGTCTGCGGGTCGCTGACCATCGAAGGCGTCGTGTTGCGCCACGAGCCGTCGGAGGAGGCGACGGGGCCGGAGATCGTCGGCCACTTGCATCCTATCGCGCGTATTTCCAGGCGCGGCACAGTCGTCCGCCGCCGTTGTTTCGCGAGTGACGGCAGCCGCCTCGTCATGCCGGCGTTCGGCGCCTACACGGGCGGCCTCAACGTCATGAACGAGGCCTTCAAGCCGCTCTTTTTCTGGCACCAGCTCGAAGCCTGGATGATGGGGCGGCACGCGGTCTATCCGGTTCTCGGCAGCCTGCTCCTTCCCGACTAG